The genomic window ACTGAAGCTGGAGCGGGGCGAATTGCTTTCACCAGTAAAGAGCCTATTGGAGTTGTGGTTGCTGTTTCAGCCTTTAATCACCCATTAAATTTAATTGTTCATCAAGTGGCTCCTGCGATAGCTGCAGGTTGTCCGGTGTTAGTTAAACCGGCTCGAGATACACCATTATCTTGTCAGGCATTCGTTGATATTATGCACGAAGCGGGATTACCACCTCAGTGGTGTCGCTTTATTACGTGCGAGACATCAACGTCTGAAAGAATGATCACTGACCCTCGCGTCGCCTTTTTTAGTTTTATTGGATCAGCCAAAATTGGTTGGATGTTACGTTCTAAATTAGCGCCAGGAACACGCTGTGCATTAGAGCATGGTGGCGTTGCCCCGGTTATTATCGAAGAAAGTGCTGATATTGCAGCAATGATCCCGAGTTTGCTCAAAGGTGGTTTTTATCATTCGGGGCAAGTATGTGTTTCTGTACAACGTATTTTTGCGCCTCGAAATAAAGCTCAAGCCATTGCAAAAATGCTAGCTGATGGCGCTGAAAAGCTCGTTGTCGGTAACGCTATTGATGAAACAACCGAATGTGGACCATTAATTCGTCCCAAAGAAGTCGATCGTGTTGAAGAGTGGGTTAATGAAGCCGTGACTGGTGGCGCAACACTTGTTACCGGCGGTAAACGCTTGGGTGATACTACTTATGCGCCAACAGTACTGCTTGAACCGCCAGTCGATGCAAAAGTTTCTAACATGGAAGTTTTTGGTCCAGTCATTTGTGTTTATGGCTATGATGACATTGACCAGGCTATTGCTCAGGCTAATTCACTAGACTATGCTTTTCAGGCATCGGTGTTTACCAAGAATCTTGATGTTGCGATGAAGGTGATACAGGAATTAGACGCTACAGCTGTAATGGTCAACGACCATACTGCCTTTAGGGTTGATTGGATGCCTTTCGCTGGGCGCAAAAGTTCAGGATATAATACCGGAGGCATAGCTTACACTATGCATGATATGTCTCAGGATAAGATGGCCGTTATTAAGCTCTAATACAGTAAGCGCTAATACAGTGAGCTTTAATATAGTGAAATAAATAGTCTTTATAAAATAAAAGCGTCTTTAGTTGTTACCAAAGACGCTTTTTTATTCGCTCTATACGCACTTTCATTCGGCGCCTAGTCATCAAATACCTTACATCGATAAATCTTCACGTAATATGTAAATGTTATAAGAAATTTCATCAAAGTGTGATGACCATCTTTGCAGTACTTTTTTAGCTTTCTTTGGACTATCCAAATGTTTAGCTAGTAATTTACTAAACTTAATATCTGGTGGCGCCATAGCTCCATAAGTCATGTAAGGAATAGCCAGACTCATTTCAAGTGTGCCATTGACTCTGTCATACCATAACCAATTATATGGCCAATTTTCTTTTTTAGCCGCATCACTGATGATTTTCTTATCTTTTTCTAAAGCTTCGCTGTGTCCTAACTTCAGCTGATAGGTATTAACACCGATATATTTATAAGTAACATCTGCTGGCCAATGACTGTTGTTTAGATCATTTTCAGCGCGGTGGTGTTCATAATGAGAAATATATTTGCTGACATTTTTACGCCAGTTTTCAGAGGCTTTCGCTTGAATATTCCACTGACGGTAATCATCAAGCTCTGACCAAGTATTGCAACAAGACCGAACGATGTAAGCATCCATATTTGCCCCCATATCAGCTTGATAAACAGACCAGCTTCGTGGGTCTTTCATTAATTTTCGATAGGCAATGTGGTCTATAAACGCTTGTTCAAAATTAGCTATTTGTCCTGGTTTTGGTACAAATAACCACACATTAGCAATGTTTTTTACTGATTTTTCTTCTGCACTTACCGGTACTGACACCCAACCTAACATTAAGAACAAGGTTAATAGTACAAAATAAAATAATATTACTTTTAGATTTTTAGTCATGTTGGCTTCCTTTATATGATTGTTCATCCATGACAACCGCCAACAACTAAATGGAATATGGAAGAGTAATAATAATACAAAGTAGTCGTATTATTATTTGAGTTGGTTCATCAAAAGTGTAGGTGAACAATTAAATAAAAGCCATTTATTGAGGCATGTTCATACAATAATTTTGTGCTTTAACCGTTTGAGTTACTGTTACTTGGCTTGTCGGTAAAGCCAGAAAATTTTCTGCTATTTATTACTTCACCGTTTTATCCAAGCAAGCGTTAGGGATGCTTAATAAAAACTCATTTTATTATAATAAGTTAGCTATAAAGGCTATGGTAAAACTGTCGAATAAATATTGCCCTTTATTAAAACGCAAGGATATAATAAACAGAAATATAATAATAAAAGGATGTTCTGTGTATTCCCAAACAAAAAAAATACTGACATTAGTTTTCATGTTTTTCAGTTACTGTTCCATGGCTATCGCGTTGGAAAATAAAAATATAGAAAACAAACTAGCGGTAAAAAACCTCGATATTAATACACTCTTTGAGGAAGACGATTACCGTGATGTTAGTTTATCCCCCGATGGTAAACATCTTGCTTTGATCCAAGATCAAAAAGGGACGCCTGTTCTTATCATCGTTGCTGTTGAAACGATGAAAGCGATTAATCAAATTTCCTTTGCCAATAAAGACAGTGTCGGTCAATACCGATGGGCAAATAATGAAAGATTACTGGTTTTTCTTGCCAGTAAAAAAAGAAATCAAGAGAGGAAGGGCTACTATGGTGAAATTTATAGCATTAATATAGATGAAGATGAAGGTGACTTTATTTTTGGTGTCCGTTCACTTGTTCGTCGAGGAAAAATAAAAAAAGGCACTAAAGACCACGATTACGAAAAACATTTGGCGCATCCTGAAATAATCAGCATGTTAAAGGATGACCCCGAACATATCATTATTTCAACGTCACAATATAATGATAAAGGTATGTGGGTTTTTAAGTTAAATATATATGAGGGTCAAATAGAAACGTTAGCAAAAATTGAAGACAGCAAGGCAAACCATCAAACGACTCAGCTAGATTACTTCGATGAAAGCCAAGAGTTATGGCTTAGCAACAACACGGAAGATGATGATATTACTATCGCGCGTTATGATTTTGATGATGAGTCTTGGTTGTACTATAAACCTAAAAATGCAAGCGCTAGCTTATCTATTATCAGTACTTATAAAGATCAAAAGCAACTAGTGGTAAGTGATTATTGTGGTAACGATACTATTTCTATTTGTTTATTTAATCCAAAAACTGAGCAATTATCGACGTTATATACCGTGGATGGTTATGATACCAAATGGCTTTACTTAGATAATAAAGATAGACCTTTTGCCGTCTCTTACTTTGACGAGTATCCGCAATATAAAATTTTAGATAAAAAGCATCCTATGGCTGAAAAACTTTCGGACTTCTTAGGACAATTTGCCGGTTATCACATTAACGTTAGCTGGGATAAGACATTTGAGAGCAAAGCCTTAATCTCTCTTTCGAGCGACATTCAACCGACCTTATGGTATTTATTTGACCGTGAAACCAATAAGTTGAGTTACGTTGCACATAGCAAGAAGGGTATTGATACTAAAAAATTACATCCGCAATACTCGTTTAAATTTAACGCGAGAGATAACACCCCCATCCAAGGATATATAACCTTACCAACAAAAACGACTACTGCCGCAGTACCTGCTGTTGTTTTAGTTCACGGTGGCCCACATGCTCGAGATTATTGGGGATTTAATCCAGAAGTTCAATTATTAGCTTCGAGAGGCTATGCAGTGGTTCAGGTTAACTATCGTGGTTCAACAGGTTTAGGTTGGAAATTTGAAGCCGCTGGTTTTGGCCAATGGGGAGATAAAATTCAGTATGACATTTTAGATGGCATCAATTATTTGGTCGACAAAAAATATATAGATAAAAGCCGTCTCTGCATCATGGGCGCAAGTTTTGGCGGTTATAGTGCTATTCAAAGCAGCATTATTGAACCTGATCTGTTTAAGTGTACTATTGCTCGATCAGGGGTTTATGACTTGCCATTATTGGTTGATCACGAAGAGCCTGAGGTAGCGAAAGTATTAATTAAAAGAGTCGGTCTAGAAAACATCCAAAAAGCCCATTCACCGATTCATAAGATTAATTTATTAAAAGCACCCGTTTTATTAGTACATGGCACCAAGGATGACAGAACACCTTTAGAGCAAGCAGAAGTATTACTTAAGCAATTAAAGAAGCATAACAAGTCGTACGAATGGTTTGAAATTGAAAATGAAGGGCATAATTTTTATAAGTCTGACAACCGAATTATATATCATGAAAAAGTGCTTCAATTTCTAAACAAACATAATCCGGTTACTTTATAATGGCTGCTCCCTTGTGCGCAATGGTATAAGGGAGATTTACTGGCTAATTGCAGCCAAGATATTACCTAAGTCAGTAATCTAGTGTTTTTTAAGTGGGATTTTTTTTGAACATCAATTTTATAAAAATTATTGCGAGTACTATTTTTGCCCTTTTAGCGTTTGCGGCAAACTCTGTGCTATGTAGGTTAGCATTAGGTGATAATGCCATTGACGCAAGCAGTTTTACTATTATACGGCTTCTTTCGGGCATTATTATATTAATTCTTGTGCTGCAACTAACACGTAAATCAAATGAAACAAAACCTAAATCTAAAGGCAGTTGGTTGGCGGCAGGTATGCTCTTTATTTATGCTATCGCTTTTTCATTTGGCTATATCTCATTAGATACAGGAACAGGCGCACTGATTTTATTTGGCGCAGTACAAATAACGATGATTATGGCGAGTGTAATTTCAGGTAATAAACTTCATTTTACTGAATGGGTAGGACTCATTATTGCATTTTCTGGTTTTGTTTATTTAATCGTGCCTAGCCTAGTAACACCATCATTTAAAGGCTTTATACTTATGGCTGTTTCAGGTATTGCTTGGGGACTTTATACCCTTGCTGGCAGAACATCTAAAAATCCACTTAGTGATACCGCCTATAATTTTATGAGAACATCTCCTTTTATTTTAATACTGATAATTTTTGGACTTAATGATGCTCATATAACACCAATGGGGATATTACTTGCGGTATTGTCTGGTGGTATAGCTTCTGGCATAGGCTATTTTGTTTGGTATATAGCGCTGCGGGGACTCTCTGTTACACAAGCCGCTGTTGTGCAGTTGTTTGTACCTGTTATTGCTGCTGCAGGCGGAATAGTGTTTGCCAATGAACTGATTACATTACGTTTGGTTGAGTCATCCGCTTTAGTGCTTGGTGGTATTTTAACGGTGATCTTAGGTCGATACTATTTTGTTCAGTTAGCAGCAAAGAAGCCACCCATCACTTAATGCATGTTTTTAATCAGCACTCAGCTGACCATTATTGAAAAGTTAGCGTCTTAGCTTAACATTAATGCACATCGCCATTGATAATCGTTTAACCGCCTCATTCATACAACCGATAATCCCAAGGGTTAAGTGGGATTGATCCACATCACTGTGCAGCATCGCACGAAAGCTCAATAGTACCGAAATAGCCCAATAGTACAGTTATAGGGTTCGATCGTATGCGACATTCTTAAACTAAGTGACTACAATAATAGTAATTTTGTACTATTGTACCTTTTTGGTGATAGCGGTCCCGTCGAAAACAGCGCTAATTCTGATGGCGAACGCTTAGCTTAGTTTAATATTTTCCCTTAATGAGGAAAAATAAACCTAAGGTGCTAACCTATGAAGGTAGTAATAAATATTATTGCTCAAACTTTTGATTTTTTAGGCATAAGTTAACTATAAATAAACGCATCATTATATAATTATCAATAAGTTGTTCAAAGTTTATCTTAAGGTAGAAGTTTGCGCTGTTGAAAATAATTCAATCTGTTAATACAGAGATAATCAGAAATAAAAATCAGCTACTTTAATAAGTGGTGTACTTAATAAATAGATGAGTTGATAATTTTTTAGCTCAGTTTTGGAGAGAAAGTTATGATTGCATTCAAGTTAAATGGGAAAAATGTTTCCTCTACTGCAGAGGAAGACACGCCTTTATTATGGGTTATCCGTGATGAATTTGGCTTTAAAGGCACAAAATTTGGCTGTGGTATTGGAATGTGTGGTGCTTGTACTGTACATATCGATGGTGCGGCGATCAGAACCTGCTCTTTTCCATTAATAGCCGCCGCAAATAAAAATATCACCACGATTGAAGGTTTAGACAACAATCATCCATTACAGCAAACCTGGATCGATGAACAAGTACCTCAGTGCGGCTACTGTCAATCTGGACAAATTATGCAGGCCGCAACTTTGCTAGCCAGTAATACTTCGCCAAGTGACCAAGAAATTGTTGATCATATGAGCGGCAATTTATGTCGTTGTATGGCGTATATCCGTATTCAAAGCGCCATTAAAAGTGCTGCAGATGTTATGTCAGCCGATGTACAAACGTTTGATCCACGCTCTTCAACCCAACAATCATAAAGGCGTATGACAATGCAAAATATTAAAGATGCAAAAAACAATGTCAGCTTATCTCGCCGTCGTTTTTTAGTTGGTACGGTCAGTAGTACATTATTAATGGCTTTCGCCCCCCTAGCTAGCGCCGCCAATATCGGGCAAAGCCCACAAGAAACTCTGAAAAATAAATTATTTTCGCCAACGGTATGGTTTGAAATTAACCCACAGGGCGATGTGAACATTAATATTGCTAAGGCAGAAATGGGGCAGCATATTGGTACGGCACTCGCACGTGTTGTGGCGGATGAGTTAGGCGCAGATTGGTCTAAAGTCTCTATTACTCATGTAGACACTGACCCTAAATGGGGTTATATGGTCACGGGCGGTTCTTGGTCAGTATTTCAAACGTTTAAGCCACTTTCTCAGGCTGGGGCAGCCGGTCGTATTGCGCTAATAGAAGCCGCGGCAAAAATATTGAATTGCCCAGCAGAGCAATGTCGTGTTGAAAATGGTGCAGTAATTTATCAAGAACAATCGTTAAGTTTTGGTGAAATTGTCACTCAGGGCACCTTTAATCGTGTCTTTACACCAAAAGAAATTGATGCCTTACCCTTAAAACCAGCCAGTAAAAGAACATTAGTCGGCAAGCCTAGTTTAGCCCTCGATATTCCCGATAAAACCAATGGCTCGGCGGTTTATGGTATTGATGTTGAGTTGGAAGGGATGGTTTATGCTCGACCTATTGTTCCACCAACACGTTATGGCACTAAGGTCACCAATGTTGATGATAGTGCGGCTAAAAAGGTTAAAGGTTATCTTGGCTATCATATTTTGCAAGACCCAAGTGAAAACATTCAGGGCTGGGTGAGTGTCGAGGCCGATACTTATTACGGCGCGATTAAAGCCGGCGATGCGTTAAAAGTAAGCTATCAAGCGGGTAAAACAGCCAAAGTTAGCGAGCAAGATATTATTAAAGAAGGTGAGCGTTTAGTTGCTGATGAAAACGAAGGTGGGTTGTTTATTAATGACGGCGACTTTTCAGCGGCGAGTGCCAAAGCAGATAAATCTATTAATGCTGTTTACCGCACCCATACCGCGTTACATTTTGCTTTGGAGCCAGTTAACGCAACGGTAGAAGAAAAAAATGGTATGTGGCACGTTTATACCGGTAATCAATGGCAGTCGTTAACTTTGCCAGCGATCGCTAAAGCGCTACAAGTTTCAGATGAAAATGTTGTTATGCATCAGCAATACTTAGGCGGTGGCTTTGGTCGTCGTTTATTTGGCGATTATGCGATTCCAGCTGTATTAACGGCTAAAGCTATTGGCAAACCGGTAAAAATCGTCTTTACCCGAGAAGATGACTCTAGATTTGACCAACCAAGATCGCCTTCGGTTGTTTCGTTTCAAGCGCTATTTGATCAAAAAAATAAATTTACTGGCATGCAGCACGCACTTGCTGCAGGTTGGCCAACCTTATCGATGGCGCCAGGGTTTATGCCTGAAAGTTTAGATAAAAAAATTCGTGTCGATATGTTTTCCACCAGTGGTGCAGATCATTGGTACAGCATGGAAAACCATCGTGTGCGCGTGGCTAACAATAGCCTAGCACAACAAACTATGTTGCCTGGTTGGTTAAGATCCGTAGGGCAGGGTTGGATTGTTTGGGGATTAGAATCATTTATTGATGAAATAGCGCATCAAAGTAAAATGGATCCTATTGATTTTCGTTTATCCATGCTTGATGGTTTAGGAAAGCAAGCGGGTAAAGCACCAGAAAGTGTTGGTGGTGCTAAGCGTTTAGCTCATGTATTAACTAGGCTAAAAGAAAAGACTGCCAATGTTAAGTTAGGAAAGAACGAAGCGATTGGTGTTGCGATAAGTGCGGGACAAGAACGTACCATGCCGGCTTGGATGGCTTGTGCCGCTCAAGTACATGTCGAACCTAGCTCTGGCAAAATCACGGTTAAGAAATTGACTATGATTGCTGATGCCGGCGTTATTATTCATCCTGATGGCGCTTTAGCTCAAGTACAAGGGTCAATGCTATGGGGAACAAGCTTAGCATTACACGAACAAAGTCCGATAGAAAATGGTCAAGTAAGTAATCTTAACTTAAACACCTACACTCCATTAAGAATGAATGATGTGCCTGAGCTTGATATCGAATTTGTTGAAAGCGAAGAGTTTCCTGTTGGCTTAGGTGAGCCTGGCGTTGTGTCAATAGCGCCCGCTATCGCCAATGCTATTTTTCAGATAACAGGGGTTAGAGTACGAGATTTACCTATTAAGTCAGCGGCGTTAGTAAGTACATAAAATATTATTAGTTTTTTGAATCGCTAAGATGGCCAATAAGACAGATGGTCATAGGTAATAATAACAAAGCCTTTTGTGTCGATAATACGTCACTAAAGGCTTTTTTTAGAAGTCAGTAAAAGATAAGGTAGTACTTAATTGTCTTATTAAATTGGCTAACTAACAATAACTATTATAGCCGACAAGTTCATTGGCCCTTAATGGCCTGATTAATATTAACGGGGAGAAAAAAATGTTCAGTCATATAATGATCGGCGCAAATGATGTCGCACAATCAAAAGTTTTTTATGATGCCATTCTTGGTGCCATGGGACACGAGCCTGGTGTAATTGACGCCAAAGGTCGTTGTTTTTATTTTACCAAAAATGGTGTTTTTGCGCTAAGTAAGCCGATAGACGGTAAGCCTGCTAGTCATGGTAATGGCTCTACTATTGGTTTCGCAGCTGAGAGTACCGCTATTGCTGATGCATGG from Colwellia sp. PAMC 20917 includes these protein-coding regions:
- a CDS encoding S9 family peptidase, with amino-acid sequence MENKNIENKLAVKNLDINTLFEEDDYRDVSLSPDGKHLALIQDQKGTPVLIIVAVETMKAINQISFANKDSVGQYRWANNERLLVFLASKKRNQERKGYYGEIYSINIDEDEGDFIFGVRSLVRRGKIKKGTKDHDYEKHLAHPEIISMLKDDPEHIIISTSQYNDKGMWVFKLNIYEGQIETLAKIEDSKANHQTTQLDYFDESQELWLSNNTEDDDITIARYDFDDESWLYYKPKNASASLSIISTYKDQKQLVVSDYCGNDTISICLFNPKTEQLSTLYTVDGYDTKWLYLDNKDRPFAVSYFDEYPQYKILDKKHPMAEKLSDFLGQFAGYHINVSWDKTFESKALISLSSDIQPTLWYLFDRETNKLSYVAHSKKGIDTKKLHPQYSFKFNARDNTPIQGYITLPTKTTTAAVPAVVLVHGGPHARDYWGFNPEVQLLASRGYAVVQVNYRGSTGLGWKFEAAGFGQWGDKIQYDILDGINYLVDKKYIDKSRLCIMGASFGGYSAIQSSIIEPDLFKCTIARSGVYDLPLLVDHEEPEVAKVLIKRVGLENIQKAHSPIHKINLLKAPVLLVHGTKDDRTPLEQAEVLLKQLKKHNKSYEWFEIENEGHNFYKSDNRIIYHEKVLQFLNKHNPVTL
- a CDS encoding aldehyde dehydrogenase family protein; amino-acid sequence: MADLDKNSTAETLDVVNPYDQTYVGSVPTVTWDKIDEYLETAQQLFKDRKQWLPAFKRISILKKAAVLISQRADELALLIASEGGKPLVDARVEVTRAIDGVELCAKEISALTGKQIPMDLTEAGAGRIAFTSKEPIGVVVAVSAFNHPLNLIVHQVAPAIAAGCPVLVKPARDTPLSCQAFVDIMHEAGLPPQWCRFITCETSTSERMITDPRVAFFSFIGSAKIGWMLRSKLAPGTRCALEHGGVAPVIIEESADIAAMIPSLLKGGFYHSGQVCVSVQRIFAPRNKAQAIAKMLADGAEKLVVGNAIDETTECGPLIRPKEVDRVEEWVNEAVTGGATLVTGGKRLGDTTYAPTVLLEPPVDAKVSNMEVFGPVICVYGYDDIDQAIAQANSLDYAFQASVFTKNLDVAMKVIQELDATAVMVNDHTAFRVDWMPFAGRKSSGYNTGGIAYTMHDMSQDKMAVIKL
- a CDS encoding (2Fe-2S)-binding protein, producing the protein MIAFKLNGKNVSSTAEEDTPLLWVIRDEFGFKGTKFGCGIGMCGACTVHIDGAAIRTCSFPLIAAANKNITTIEGLDNNHPLQQTWIDEQVPQCGYCQSGQIMQAATLLASNTSPSDQEIVDHMSGNLCRCMAYIRIQSAIKSAADVMSADVQTFDPRSSTQQS
- a CDS encoding xanthine dehydrogenase family protein molybdopterin-binding subunit; this encodes MTMQNIKDAKNNVSLSRRRFLVGTVSSTLLMAFAPLASAANIGQSPQETLKNKLFSPTVWFEINPQGDVNINIAKAEMGQHIGTALARVVADELGADWSKVSITHVDTDPKWGYMVTGGSWSVFQTFKPLSQAGAAGRIALIEAAAKILNCPAEQCRVENGAVIYQEQSLSFGEIVTQGTFNRVFTPKEIDALPLKPASKRTLVGKPSLALDIPDKTNGSAVYGIDVELEGMVYARPIVPPTRYGTKVTNVDDSAAKKVKGYLGYHILQDPSENIQGWVSVEADTYYGAIKAGDALKVSYQAGKTAKVSEQDIIKEGERLVADENEGGLFINDGDFSAASAKADKSINAVYRTHTALHFALEPVNATVEEKNGMWHVYTGNQWQSLTLPAIAKALQVSDENVVMHQQYLGGGFGRRLFGDYAIPAVLTAKAIGKPVKIVFTREDDSRFDQPRSPSVVSFQALFDQKNKFTGMQHALAAGWPTLSMAPGFMPESLDKKIRVDMFSTSGADHWYSMENHRVRVANNSLAQQTMLPGWLRSVGQGWIVWGLESFIDEIAHQSKMDPIDFRLSMLDGLGKQAGKAPESVGGAKRLAHVLTRLKEKTANVKLGKNEAIGVAISAGQERTMPAWMACAAQVHVEPSSGKITVKKLTMIADAGVIIHPDGALAQVQGSMLWGTSLALHEQSPIENGQVSNLNLNTYTPLRMNDVPELDIEFVESEEFPVGLGEPGVVSIAPAIANAIFQITGVRVRDLPIKSAALVST
- a CDS encoding VOC family protein, which encodes MFSHIMIGANDVAQSKVFYDAILGAMGHEPGVIDAKGRCFYFTKNGVFALSKPIDGKPASHGNGSTIGFAAESTAIADAWHAAGVANGGRACEDLPGVRDGTIGKIYLAYLRDPSDNKICALHRIV
- a CDS encoding DMT family transporter — translated: MNINFIKIIASTIFALLAFAANSVLCRLALGDNAIDASSFTIIRLLSGIIILILVLQLTRKSNETKPKSKGSWLAAGMLFIYAIAFSFGYISLDTGTGALILFGAVQITMIMASVISGNKLHFTEWVGLIIAFSGFVYLIVPSLVTPSFKGFILMAVSGIAWGLYTLAGRTSKNPLSDTAYNFMRTSPFILILIIFGLNDAHITPMGILLAVLSGGIASGIGYFVWYIALRGLSVTQAAVVQLFVPVIAAAGGIVFANELITLRLVESSALVLGGILTVILGRYYFVQLAAKKPPIT